A genomic region of Desulfomonilaceae bacterium contains the following coding sequences:
- a CDS encoding arylsulfatase — MHRRNSITVSMTFVVAITLALVVCSSDPSAAQQKKPNFIMIMTDDVGWGDLGCYGGGENRGCPTPNLDRIASEGMRFTNYYGQASCTAGRASFITGRIPIRTALSTVLAPGDLNGLKKEDPTIAEALKKLGYQTAQWGKWHLGDRPETFPIEHGFDEMRYMLPYYAGVYAYDYLPLQPDFPIHNKKFMEAWGKVNLSQWEGKAGEPAKVVKKKFSYEDLATVDDVIREDAVNYIQKHAKDDKPFFMYLCFMKVHNPNNPSPRFKGKSPGGGRYLDALMELDDNSGQIMQAVRDAGIAENTLVVWTTDNGAWVDAWPDAGYTPFRGMKGSSYEGGYRVPAMAWWPGHITPGTTANQMMSHMDWWPTFVKLAGGTPPTRIFKDNNGKDIVFDGVENSDFILSKGPSNRDHFFYVTDLAFGGLRVNNFKLLYTAKDTWLGPNLNLAFPALYNLWWDPGEQYDAVFNGAAPTRGDLKTSPGRFSGEDHGWIVELSQPYFDQFFSELMTCPNRPTLPTAGSMSELVNEFNNPPGMKRLFELMEPSSQKK; from the coding sequence ATGCATCGGCGAAACAGCATAACGGTCTCTATGACATTTGTAGTGGCCATTACGTTAGCCTTGGTCGTTTGTTCCTCTGATCCCTCGGCAGCCCAACAAAAGAAGCCGAACTTCATCATGATTATGACTGATGACGTGGGCTGGGGTGATCTGGGGTGCTATGGAGGTGGCGAAAACCGTGGTTGCCCCACGCCTAACCTGGACCGAATCGCATCAGAGGGAATGCGCTTCACAAACTATTATGGGCAGGCAAGCTGTACAGCGGGCCGGGCTTCATTCATAACCGGCAGGATCCCAATAAGGACAGCTCTTTCCACAGTTCTGGCCCCGGGCGACCTGAACGGTTTAAAAAAAGAGGACCCGACCATAGCTGAGGCGCTCAAAAAACTTGGCTATCAAACGGCTCAGTGGGGTAAATGGCATCTGGGCGACCGCCCTGAAACATTCCCGATTGAACACGGTTTCGATGAAATGCGTTACATGCTGCCTTATTACGCCGGCGTGTACGCCTATGACTATCTTCCTTTGCAGCCGGATTTCCCGATACATAACAAGAAATTTATGGAAGCGTGGGGCAAGGTCAACCTGAGCCAATGGGAAGGAAAAGCAGGGGAACCTGCCAAAGTGGTAAAAAAGAAATTCAGCTACGAAGACCTTGCTACTGTTGATGATGTCATTCGCGAAGACGCTGTGAATTACATCCAGAAACACGCTAAAGATGACAAACCTTTTTTCATGTACCTCTGTTTCATGAAAGTGCACAACCCCAACAATCCGTCCCCGCGTTTCAAAGGCAAATCGCCAGGTGGTGGCCGTTATCTCGACGCACTGATGGAACTTGACGACAACTCGGGTCAAATAATGCAGGCCGTGCGTGACGCCGGTATAGCGGAGAACACCCTGGTTGTGTGGACCACCGACAATGGGGCATGGGTGGACGCTTGGCCTGACGCGGGCTACACTCCTTTTCGCGGCATGAAGGGAAGTTCCTATGAGGGTGGCTATCGTGTCCCCGCTATGGCATGGTGGCCTGGGCACATAACACCCGGAACAACAGCCAACCAGATGATGTCTCACATGGACTGGTGGCCTACCTTTGTCAAACTGGCGGGAGGAACGCCTCCGACTCGTATTTTTAAAGATAATAACGGCAAAGACATCGTGTTTGATGGCGTTGAAAACAGCGACTTCATTCTGAGTAAAGGACCGTCCAACAGAGACCATTTTTTCTATGTAACTGATTTGGCGTTTGGTGGTTTGCGAGTAAACAACTTCAAACTACTGTATACAGCCAAAGACACATGGCTGGGGCCTAATCTGAATCTTGCATTCCCAGCGCTTTACAATCTCTGGTGGGATCCCGGTGAACAATATGACGCTGTTTTTAATGGAGCCGCTCCGACACGAGGCGACCTGAAAACCTCTCCCGGGCGATTCTCAGGAGAAGATCATGGCTGGATAGTTGAACTGTCCCAACCCTATTTCGATCAATTTTTTTCAGAGTTAATGACCTGTCCCAATCGGCCCACACTGCCTACGGCCGGCTCGATGAGCGAGTTGGTAAATGAGTTTAACAACCCGCCTGGCATGAAACGCCTCTTCGAACTGATGGAGCCATCCTCCCAGAAGAAGTAG
- a CDS encoding efflux RND transporter periplasmic adaptor subunit, with translation MKKLIYLAVIIAALSASYFLFWRSTDQNTTSQYVTVPVEKGTLKAEINSTGTIKPRVEVQVGSQVSGTIKKLYADFESVVKEGQLIALIDPDTYAAKVQQMKANLLSAKAGLLKSEVSVVDQVRTLHRKEELVKTHAISQQDYDTAETNVEAAKAQVEVDKATVSQIEANLKEAELQLNYTRIIAPVNGVVTARNMDVGQTVTASFQTPVLFRIAEDLTRMQVYTSVDEADIGRVKNGQTAVFTVPAFPDDTFTASVTQIRNDPQIQQNVVTYNVILDVDNDDLKLRPGMTTTVQILINEVKDAVMVPDQAFLFSPRDKTKVTSDVPPLKAGQRRLWKLEGNDSLLPVNVDIGVIGTGMTQIVSDRLKPGDRVVVEEIAGKKQGPASSGLRFRF, from the coding sequence TTGAAAAAACTTATATATTTGGCTGTCATTATTGCGGCGCTCTCCGCAAGTTACTTTCTTTTCTGGCGCTCGACAGACCAGAATACTACGTCTCAATATGTTACCGTTCCAGTCGAAAAGGGCACGCTTAAAGCAGAGATAAATTCTACCGGCACTATAAAACCCAGGGTCGAAGTACAGGTAGGGAGCCAGGTTTCCGGAACAATAAAAAAACTTTACGCTGATTTCGAGTCTGTGGTCAAAGAGGGACAACTCATCGCTCTCATAGACCCCGATACTTACGCAGCGAAGGTTCAGCAGATGAAAGCAAACCTTCTGTCGGCAAAAGCCGGACTCCTAAAATCAGAGGTCTCGGTGGTAGACCAGGTACGGACTCTACACCGGAAAGAGGAGCTGGTAAAAACGCACGCCATCAGCCAACAAGACTACGATACTGCGGAAACCAATGTTGAAGCCGCCAAGGCCCAGGTGGAAGTTGACAAAGCCACGGTGAGCCAGATTGAAGCGAATTTAAAGGAGGCTGAGCTTCAACTGAACTATACGAGGATCATTGCGCCGGTTAATGGTGTGGTAACGGCGAGAAATATGGATGTCGGGCAGACCGTAACAGCCAGCTTTCAAACGCCGGTTCTCTTCAGGATAGCCGAGGATCTAACGCGGATGCAAGTCTACACGAGTGTCGATGAAGCCGATATCGGCCGGGTTAAGAATGGACAGACAGCCGTCTTCACGGTCCCGGCCTTTCCAGATGATACTTTCACCGCATCAGTGACTCAGATCCGTAATGACCCCCAGATACAACAGAATGTCGTTACCTACAATGTGATTCTTGATGTGGACAATGATGATCTGAAACTTAGACCCGGTATGACAACTACAGTTCAGATACTCATCAATGAAGTTAAAGACGCTGTTATGGTTCCAGATCAAGCCTTCCTGTTTTCTCCGCGGGATAAGACAAAAGTGACTTCTGACGTTCCTCCACTGAAGGCGGGCCAACGGCGTCTCTGGAAACTTGAAGGCAACGATTCATTATTACCGGTAAATGTGGACATAGGAGTCATCGGAACAGGCATGACCCAAATTGTCTCCGACCGTTTGAAACCTGGTGACAGGGTCGTTGTTGAAGAAATTGCCGGTAAAAAACAAGGTCCCGCTTCTTCAGGTCTGCGGTTCAGGTTTTAA
- a CDS encoding ABC transporter permease — protein MISPLDGVKIAVEALRVNVMRSLLTMLGIVIGVGAVIVMVAVGAGAREMIGDQIRSIGSNLIIVVPGATVQGGARLGSGTVHTLKASDAEAILKECPAVKYAAPMWGNVTQVVYGNRNWQTRVSGTSENNFLIRDWNINQGRMFTKEEEKRAAKVVVMGKTVVENLFGDTFPLGKVVRIKAVPFTVVGVLDRKGQSPRGDDQDDVVFTPLRTSQYRLFGTPFTDEIQAIIVQAKDISLIQEAEKQVDDLLIRRHKIGKNQEKDFTIKNLTEILATAQKSLNIMTTLLGAIAAISLLVGGIGIMNIMMVSVTERTREIGIRMAVGARSADILWQFLIEAVVLTMNGGLIGAIIGIFGAFIFARSSGWPASIDPFTVLTAIFFSAAVGVFFGFYPAYKASRLHPIEALRHE, from the coding sequence ATGATTAGTCCACTTGACGGTGTGAAAATCGCTGTCGAAGCCCTAAGGGTAAATGTCATGCGTTCGCTCCTCACCATGCTCGGCATTGTGATTGGTGTTGGAGCTGTTATCGTAATGGTCGCCGTCGGCGCCGGCGCCCGCGAAATGATAGGTGATCAGATTCGTTCCATCGGGAGCAATCTTATTATAGTAGTGCCGGGAGCCACCGTCCAGGGTGGGGCCCGTCTTGGTTCAGGGACGGTTCACACACTCAAAGCTTCCGATGCGGAGGCCATATTAAAGGAATGCCCAGCGGTAAAATATGCTGCCCCCATGTGGGGGAACGTCACCCAGGTCGTTTATGGAAATCGCAACTGGCAAACCCGCGTCTCAGGGACCAGCGAAAATAATTTTCTCATCCGGGACTGGAACATCAATCAGGGGCGCATGTTCACCAAGGAAGAAGAAAAACGTGCGGCCAAGGTTGTGGTAATGGGCAAAACGGTTGTGGAAAACCTTTTTGGTGACACTTTTCCTCTGGGTAAAGTTGTGAGGATCAAGGCCGTGCCATTTACAGTAGTCGGGGTCCTTGATCGGAAAGGACAATCCCCAAGGGGCGACGACCAGGATGATGTAGTCTTTACGCCGCTTAGAACGTCTCAATACAGGCTCTTTGGCACTCCTTTTACAGATGAAATCCAGGCCATAATAGTGCAAGCGAAAGACATATCGCTTATCCAGGAAGCGGAAAAGCAAGTCGATGACTTGCTCATCCGGCGTCACAAGATAGGCAAGAATCAGGAAAAGGATTTTACCATTAAAAACTTGACCGAAATCCTGGCCACAGCGCAAAAGAGCCTCAACATAATGACCACTCTCCTGGGCGCTATCGCCGCTATTTCACTCCTCGTCGGCGGAATCGGAATAATGAACATCATGATGGTTTCCGTCACTGAACGCACTCGGGAGATAGGAATTCGCATGGCAGTGGGAGCGAGATCAGCCGACATACTGTGGCAGTTTCTCATTGAAGCGGTTGTTCTAACAATGAATGGAGGATTGATAGGCGCGATAATCGGCATATTTGGAGCGTTCATTTTTGCGAGATCAAGCGGCTGGCCCGCGTCCATTGATCCGTTTACCGTGTTGACGGCAATATTCTTTTCAGCGGCAGTCGGAGTATTTTTTGGCTTTTATCCGGCTTATAAGGCGTCAAGATTGCATCCAATTGAAGCTCTACGCCATGAATAA
- a CDS encoding CGGC domain-containing protein yields the protein MKKVAVVGCGAYMESGYGCPGEWRCLKAAALGEGSFNEPSSVVAFVTCECPGRTVIPTLGMAAKLSELKPDVIHFSSCMASAKPDCPYFKPEDLAKMLQEKTGIPVILGTHDYH from the coding sequence ATGAAAAAGGTCGCGGTTGTGGGATGTGGCGCTTATATGGAGAGCGGTTACGGCTGCCCTGGAGAATGGCGATGCCTCAAGGCCGCCGCTTTAGGTGAAGGGAGTTTCAATGAACCGTCTTCAGTCGTTGCGTTTGTCACTTGTGAGTGTCCAGGGAGAACCGTAATTCCCACTTTGGGTATGGCGGCAAAACTTTCTGAACTCAAACCTGACGTGATTCATTTCAGTTCGTGCATGGCATCGGCGAAACCTGACTGCCCCTATTTCAAACCCGAGGACCTTGCAAAAATGTTACAGGAAAAGACAGGTATCCCGGTAATATTGGGTACACACGACTATCACTAG
- a CDS encoding multidrug efflux SMR transporter: MSWIYLVFAGLFEIGWPIGLKLAQGSDRRLFGIGLAIVSMIISGALLWLAQKQIPIGTSYAVWTGIGAGGTFLVGVWFFGDVAGLGKYLGVILIIAGVITLKLSH; this comes from the coding sequence GTGAGTTGGATATATCTGGTTTTTGCCGGATTATTTGAAATAGGTTGGCCTATCGGTCTGAAACTGGCTCAGGGTTCAGATCGACGTTTGTTTGGGATTGGTTTAGCCATAGTATCCATGATAATCAGTGGAGCGTTGCTCTGGCTGGCCCAAAAGCAAATCCCGATCGGCACTTCTTACGCTGTTTGGACTGGCATCGGAGCAGGCGGAACATTTCTTGTAGGCGTGTGGTTCTTTGGAGACGTCGCCGGATTGGGGAAATACCTCGGCGTGATACTTATCATCGCCGGGGTAATTACCCTGAAGCTTTCTCACTAA
- a CDS encoding multidrug efflux RND transporter permease subunit, whose protein sequence is MLSRFFINRPIFASVISLLIVLAGTTCVFILPVAQYPDITPPVVQVKAFFPGADPKVIADTVASPIEQEINGVEGMLYMSSTSAADGSYTLNVTFELGTNIDMATVLTQNRVSSAIPRLPQEVQRQGVTTKKVSSALVAVLCVYSPDGRYDDLYLTNYVSLRLKDELSRIKGVGNVDVFPQKDYGMRLWLDPNKMESRSITTNDVVDALQQQNVQVAAGTIGQRPSPKGQDFQLNVNTLGRLSDESQFEDIIVKTGEGGRLTRVKDIARVELGGKSYDTFSIFNAKPAATMIIYQSPGSNAMQVADDVNTVMDRLKSEFPPGLEFKAIYEISRFISSSIHEVIKTLFEAFILVFIVVFIFLQDWRATLIPAITIPVSLVGTFAVMAMLGFSINMVTLFGMVLAIGIVVDDAIVVVENVERNMSQLALGPKEAAIKAMEEVTGPIIGITLVLMAVFVPAAFMGGITGELYRQFSLTIAITTLFSAINALTLSPALCALLLRSGHGRKNIFFRAFNRVFDRITLTYSNIVGIGLRRVGLAMVLFTGLVALTALGFIKVPTGFVPLEDDGLILVNVQMPDGASLDRTEAIVRKVGSILSGTEGVASYGVLGGYSMIDGAAPNLATFFAPLTPWDDRVKQGRSREAIIEELTSKFRKIEDGMVFAFTLPPIFGLGTGGGFELQLQDKSGLGLNALQNYGALLAKAANEQPSLTNVFSTFRANVPNVFVDVDREKVQNLGVSLQTVFDAMSAYLGSAYVNDFNKFGRTWQVKVQADTAFRSKPEDILKLQVRNKDGKMLPLGAMATVRDSVGPLKVDRYNLYASAKVMGSPAPGYSSGQALNSMESLAKIKLPVGMGYEWTAMAYQEKKTGSQAFVVFGLAILVVLLILAAQYESWADPFSVVLVVPMAVLGAVVALLIRHMDNNIYTQVGLVLLVGLSAKNAILIVEFAREMRAKGMGVVEAAIEGSKLRFRPILMTSFAFITGVLPLVVATGAGAVSRQALGTAVFAGMLGATILGVFFTPVLYVFMQKIRVGLSRNSDGSVGLKEEK, encoded by the coding sequence ATGCTAAGTCGGTTTTTTATAAATCGGCCGATCTTTGCGTCGGTCATCTCGCTTTTAATCGTTTTGGCTGGAACGACATGCGTATTCATCCTTCCTGTCGCCCAATATCCGGATATCACGCCTCCGGTCGTCCAGGTAAAGGCTTTTTTCCCTGGAGCTGACCCTAAAGTAATCGCCGACACAGTGGCCTCTCCAATTGAGCAGGAAATCAACGGCGTTGAAGGCATGCTTTATATGTCCAGCACGAGCGCTGCGGATGGCTCTTACACTCTCAATGTCACGTTCGAGCTTGGGACAAACATTGATATGGCCACCGTTCTTACTCAGAATAGGGTATCCTCAGCCATTCCCAGGCTGCCTCAGGAAGTGCAGCGTCAGGGTGTAACAACCAAGAAGGTTTCGTCCGCTCTGGTGGCGGTGTTATGTGTTTATTCTCCAGATGGGCGATATGATGATCTGTATCTTACCAATTATGTGAGCCTCAGGCTTAAAGATGAACTGAGTCGAATAAAGGGAGTGGGGAACGTCGATGTGTTCCCACAAAAAGACTATGGTATGCGTCTATGGCTGGACCCCAACAAAATGGAGTCTAGAAGCATCACAACCAATGATGTGGTAGACGCTCTGCAACAGCAAAATGTTCAGGTGGCGGCAGGCACCATAGGACAACGTCCTAGTCCTAAAGGCCAGGATTTTCAGTTAAATGTGAACACATTGGGCAGGCTCTCCGATGAATCCCAATTTGAAGACATAATAGTCAAGACCGGCGAAGGCGGCAGGCTTACGCGTGTCAAGGACATAGCCCGAGTAGAATTAGGGGGCAAATCATACGACACGTTTTCAATATTCAACGCAAAGCCAGCCGCTACAATGATTATCTACCAGTCTCCGGGGTCAAACGCCATGCAGGTGGCGGATGACGTCAATACAGTAATGGATCGCCTGAAAAGTGAATTTCCGCCTGGCCTGGAGTTCAAGGCCATCTACGAAATTTCACGTTTCATCAGTTCATCGATTCATGAAGTTATCAAGACATTATTTGAAGCTTTTATACTTGTCTTTATCGTCGTCTTTATTTTTCTCCAGGACTGGCGAGCCACGTTGATTCCAGCCATTACCATTCCTGTATCACTTGTAGGAACTTTTGCGGTAATGGCCATGCTTGGTTTTTCGATCAATATGGTAACTCTGTTCGGCATGGTCCTGGCCATAGGGATTGTGGTAGACGATGCTATTGTAGTCGTCGAAAACGTTGAACGAAACATGAGCCAGTTGGCCCTTGGCCCAAAAGAAGCCGCAATAAAAGCGATGGAAGAAGTGACAGGCCCGATAATCGGCATTACACTGGTCCTGATGGCGGTATTTGTGCCTGCGGCGTTCATGGGAGGAATAACTGGTGAACTCTATCGACAGTTTTCGCTGACGATTGCGATCACGACTTTATTTTCCGCGATCAACGCTTTGACTCTCAGCCCAGCCTTGTGCGCTTTACTTCTCCGATCGGGTCATGGCCGTAAGAACATTTTTTTCAGGGCGTTCAACAGAGTATTCGACAGAATTACGCTTACCTATTCAAATATTGTAGGGATTGGCCTCCGGCGGGTCGGGCTGGCGATGGTCCTTTTCACGGGGCTGGTTGCGCTCACTGCGCTTGGGTTCATCAAAGTGCCGACCGGCTTCGTGCCTCTTGAAGATGACGGTCTGATCCTGGTCAACGTTCAGATGCCGGATGGAGCGAGTCTTGACAGAACTGAGGCCATAGTCCGAAAAGTGGGGTCAATTTTATCGGGCACGGAAGGCGTGGCCAGCTATGGAGTCTTAGGGGGTTATTCCATGATCGATGGAGCGGCCCCAAACCTAGCGACCTTTTTCGCTCCTTTGACGCCATGGGATGATCGTGTGAAGCAGGGCAGGAGCAGAGAAGCTATTATTGAAGAGTTGACCTCAAAGTTCAGGAAGATCGAGGATGGAATGGTTTTTGCCTTCACACTGCCACCGATCTTTGGGCTGGGGACAGGGGGAGGTTTCGAACTGCAACTTCAAGACAAGTCCGGCTTGGGTCTGAACGCCTTGCAAAATTATGGCGCTCTTCTTGCCAAGGCTGCAAACGAACAGCCGAGCCTGACGAATGTCTTTTCAACATTTCGGGCCAATGTTCCGAATGTGTTTGTGGATGTGGACCGTGAAAAAGTCCAGAATCTCGGGGTTTCGCTTCAGACGGTTTTTGACGCCATGTCCGCGTATCTTGGCTCAGCGTATGTTAATGATTTCAACAAGTTCGGAAGAACCTGGCAGGTAAAGGTCCAGGCTGATACTGCGTTTCGAAGCAAGCCGGAGGACATTTTAAAATTGCAGGTTCGGAACAAAGACGGAAAGATGCTGCCTCTAGGCGCCATGGCTACCGTCAGGGATTCTGTGGGACCATTAAAGGTCGACAGGTACAATCTGTATGCATCAGCCAAGGTAATGGGCTCACCAGCCCCTGGTTACAGTAGTGGGCAGGCGCTTAACAGCATGGAAAGTCTCGCTAAAATCAAGCTGCCTGTCGGGATGGGGTACGAGTGGACGGCGATGGCTTATCAGGAGAAAAAAACAGGTAGTCAGGCTTTCGTTGTGTTTGGTCTGGCGATATTGGTAGTCCTTTTGATTTTGGCGGCTCAATATGAAAGTTGGGCCGATCCGTTCTCGGTAGTCCTTGTAGTTCCAATGGCGGTTCTCGGGGCTGTCGTAGCCTTGCTGATTCGTCACATGGATAACAACATTTATACCCAGGTCGGCTTGGTCCTACTCGTTGGGCTTTCCGCCAAGAACGCGATCCTCATTGTTGAGTTTGCGAGAGAAATGAGGGCCAAAGGTATGGGAGTCGTTGAGGCGGCGATAGAGGGTTCCAAACTGCGCTTTCGGCCTATCCTGATGACCTCTTTTGCATTCATTACAGGAGTCCTGCCGCTGGTTGTAGCGACCGGGGCAGGGGCGGTAAGCAGGCAGGCCCTTGGGACGGCCGTGTTTGCAGGCATGTTGGGAGCGACTATTCTGGGAGTATTTTTTACTCCTGTCCTGTATGTATTCATGCAAAAGATCAGAGTTGGGTTGAGCCGAAACTCAGATGGATCAGTTGGTCTCAAGGAAGAAAAGTGA
- a CDS encoding efflux RND transporter periplasmic adaptor subunit: MKTPTNWNFRWLLIVALVTFAGCSKGNETLVTPPPPEVTISLPVKQDVTDYLEFTGNTKAFESVEIRARVQGFLDKMNFQPGQNVKAGDLLFVIDPRPFQARVDQQEAALKVKEAAYNLAQVKEEKSASLLKTSSISEISFLEDKANRDMALAHVGAAKADLEEAQLQLDYTQVKSPINGKVGRNLVDLGNLVGAQEKTLLTTVVNDSSIYAYFNLSENDLLMLTRLYVDKNSRDESHKPEAPCFLGLADEKDFPHEGKIDFVDTQVDQSTGTLMVRAVFNNKDGLLLPGLFVRLRVPLKKREALLVPNLALGIDQGGRYLLTVNSDNVVDQRPVKIGQQVGGLRVIESGLKPDDWVIVNGLLSARPGGKVTPIKAPIPSPESTGNSSGTKTQK; the protein is encoded by the coding sequence ATGAAAACTCCGACGAATTGGAATTTCCGATGGTTATTGATCGTCGCCCTGGTGACTTTTGCCGGATGCTCCAAAGGCAACGAGACGCTCGTTACTCCTCCTCCTCCCGAGGTGACAATAAGTCTGCCGGTAAAACAGGATGTCACTGACTATCTCGAATTCACCGGTAATACAAAGGCGTTTGAATCAGTCGAGATCAGAGCCAGGGTACAAGGTTTCCTCGATAAGATGAATTTCCAGCCCGGACAAAATGTCAAGGCCGGAGATCTCCTGTTCGTAATTGATCCTCGGCCTTTTCAGGCTCGGGTTGATCAGCAGGAAGCCGCTCTCAAGGTCAAAGAGGCTGCGTACAACCTGGCGCAGGTGAAAGAGGAAAAATCCGCTAGTCTGCTAAAGACGTCCTCCATCTCGGAAATAAGCTTCCTGGAAGACAAAGCGAATCGGGACATGGCTTTGGCCCATGTGGGAGCGGCAAAGGCTGATCTCGAAGAAGCTCAACTTCAGCTTGATTACACCCAAGTAAAATCACCGATAAATGGAAAAGTGGGACGCAATCTCGTCGATTTAGGCAATCTGGTGGGAGCCCAGGAGAAAACATTGTTGACCACAGTAGTAAACGACAGTTCGATATACGCCTATTTCAATCTTAGCGAAAACGATCTCTTGATGTTGACCCGTCTCTATGTGGATAAAAATTCGAGAGATGAATCTCACAAACCTGAAGCGCCCTGTTTCCTGGGGCTTGCCGATGAGAAGGATTTTCCTCATGAGGGTAAGATAGATTTCGTGGACACCCAGGTAGACCAGAGCACAGGGACTTTGATGGTTCGGGCCGTGTTTAATAATAAGGACGGCCTGCTCCTTCCCGGTTTGTTCGTAAGACTGAGAGTGCCTCTCAAAAAGAGGGAAGCCCTCCTTGTGCCTAACCTGGCGCTGGGAATAGATCAGGGTGGTCGGTACCTCCTCACTGTGAATTCAGATAACGTTGTTGATCAACGACCCGTGAAAATTGGTCAGCAGGTAGGCGGCTTAAGGGTTATTGAATCAGGCCTCAAACCGGATGATTGGGTAATTGTTAATGGACTTCTATCGGCAAGACCAGGGGGTAAAGTAACCCCCATCAAAGCGCCAATACCGTCTCCGGAATCGACCGGCAATTCATCCGGAACCAAGACTCAGAAATAG